A region of Moorena producens PAL-8-15-08-1 DNA encodes the following proteins:
- the yidC gene encoding membrane protein insertase YidC: MDFGIGFISNNIMLPILDFFYGIVPSYGLAIIALTLVIRFALFPLNAGSIRNMRRMKVTQPLMKKRQDEIKERYKDDPAKQQEEMSKLFQEFGNPLAGCLPLLVQMPVLFALFATLRGSPFANINYDVNLQIFPQEQLEYIQPKVFTTKPQNIYITDGLHEPVIALLPAGNKLVVGEKTKVEFQTVEGQPLNQLIAQHPETDITPTWQIVNGEDRLRILEDGTLEALMPGEVKLQGTLTGIAANKGFLFIDALGRVGAFDDDGTIHWDIVGMILFFGISLYVNQLLSGSGAGAGQAGDQQKVVNQITPVLFSGMFLFFPLPAGVLMYIVVANIFQTIQTFILSREPLPENLQEIVEQQEKEAKKQAAKSGEGREALPFEPKRSKKKASS; this comes from the coding sequence ATGGACTTTGGTATCGGATTTATCTCCAACAACATCATGCTGCCAATCCTGGATTTCTTTTACGGGATTGTGCCTAGCTATGGTTTAGCCATAATAGCCTTGACCCTGGTGATTCGCTTTGCCCTCTTCCCTCTTAATGCTGGCTCCATTCGCAACATGAGGCGCATGAAAGTCACCCAACCCTTGATGAAGAAGCGGCAAGACGAAATAAAAGAGCGCTACAAGGATGACCCGGCTAAACAGCAGGAAGAAATGAGTAAGCTGTTCCAAGAGTTTGGCAACCCCCTAGCCGGTTGTTTGCCACTGTTGGTACAAATGCCGGTTCTGTTTGCCCTATTTGCCACCTTGCGGGGATCACCCTTTGCAAACATTAACTACGACGTCAACTTACAAATTTTTCCCCAAGAACAGCTGGAATATATCCAGCCTAAAGTCTTTACCACCAAACCCCAAAATATTTACATTACCGATGGCTTACATGAACCAGTCATCGCCCTACTTCCGGCAGGAAATAAGCTGGTAGTTGGGGAAAAAACCAAAGTAGAGTTTCAAACTGTTGAAGGTCAACCCTTAAATCAACTAATTGCTCAGCATCCAGAAACCGATATCACTCCCACTTGGCAAATAGTCAACGGAGAAGACCGCTTACGTATTCTTGAAGATGGGACACTAGAAGCCCTGATGCCTGGAGAGGTAAAGCTTCAGGGAACCTTAACGGGAATAGCTGCTAACAAAGGCTTTCTATTTATAGATGCTTTAGGAAGAGTGGGTGCTTTTGATGACGATGGCACTATCCACTGGGATATCGTAGGTATGATTCTCTTCTTTGGGATCAGTTTGTACGTCAACCAGCTGTTGTCTGGTTCAGGTGCAGGTGCAGGGCAAGCCGGTGACCAACAAAAGGTAGTTAATCAGATTACTCCAGTATTGTTTTCTGGCATGTTCTTATTCTTTCCCCTGCCAGCTGGGGTATTGATGTATATTGTTGTAGCTAATATATTTCAAACTATCCAGACTTTCATTCTATCGAGAGAACCTCTGCCAGAGAATTTGCAAGAAATAGTTGAGCAGCAGGAAAAAGAGGCAAAAAAACAAGCAGCTAAGTCTGGAGAGGGTCGAGAGGCATTGCCTTTTGAGCCCAAGCGTTCAAAGAAAAAGGCATCAAGTTAG
- a CDS encoding PH domain-containing protein, which produces MGIREDVFYEGGPHRGDLIISILLAFTIIFIPLTVAAIVRALWLRYRITSRRISITGGWRGRDRSDVIYSEVSKIATVPRGIGTWGDIVVTLKDGSRLEMRAIPRFREIYDYIAERTADKTGKAVSAIKMM; this is translated from the coding sequence ATGGGCATTAGAGAAGATGTATTTTATGAGGGTGGCCCCCACCGGGGAGATCTGATCATTAGCATATTGTTGGCATTTACGATTATATTCATACCTCTAACCGTAGCTGCTATTGTCAGGGCTCTATGGCTACGGTATCGCATTACCAGCCGCCGGATATCAATAACTGGGGGTTGGCGGGGACGCGATCGCTCAGATGTGATCTATTCTGAAGTTTCTAAGATTGCCACAGTTCCCCGTGGTATAGGAACTTGGGGAGATATTGTCGTTACCCTAAAAGATGGTAGCCGTTTGGAAATGCGGGCAATACCCCGGTTTAGAGAAATTTACGACTACATTGCCGAACGAACAGCAGACAAAACAGGCAAAGCTGTTAGTGCCATCAAAATGATGTAG
- the rnpA gene encoding ribonuclease P protein component, whose protein sequence is MGLPQANRLKHWRDFKTVYRWGIRRSGRYLTLRGLQQSTIPAIAKETIAPEKSLSNNHPPSRLGISISQKVSKKAVVRNRIKRQLRAALRQLLPRLSPGWKLVIIVKPEARECEYAQLLRELEKLLVKAEVLDGH, encoded by the coding sequence TTGGGATTGCCTCAAGCGAATCGACTTAAGCACTGGCGAGATTTTAAGACAGTTTATCGCTGGGGTATTCGTCGTTCAGGGCGTTACCTAACATTACGGGGTTTACAACAGAGTACTATTCCCGCGATTGCCAAAGAAACCATTGCGCCAGAAAAATCCCTATCAAACAATCACCCTCCCTCCCGTCTTGGCATCTCCATCAGCCAGAAAGTAAGTAAGAAAGCAGTTGTTAGAAATCGGATTAAGCGGCAACTTCGAGCCGCCCTCAGGCAGTTATTACCACGCCTATCCCCCGGTTGGAAACTAGTCATAATAGTAAAACCAGAAGCTAGAGAGTGCGAATATGCACAACTTTTGAGAGAATTAGAAAAGTTGTTGGTAAAAGCAGAGGTGTTGGATGGGCATTAG
- the rpmH gene encoding 50S ribosomal protein L34, protein MTQRTLGGTNRKQKRKSGFRARMRTKDGRNVIRARRSKGRRRLSV, encoded by the coding sequence ATGACTCAACGCACTCTAGGCGGAACCAACCGTAAGCAAAAAAGAAAATCCGGTTTTCGTGCCCGGATGCGCACCAAAGATGGTCGCAATGTGATTAGAGCTCGCAGAAGCAAGGGACGGCGTCGTCTCTCCGTCTAG